Genomic segment of Apium graveolens strain L.+W99A mitochondrion, complete genome:
CTTGTTCTTCGGATACAATTCGATCCTTCTACGGCCAAATCTCAATTTGTGGAAAGCCTTCGATGGCTTCCTTATGAAAACATTCATTTTTATTTGGGTATAGACGGTATCTCTTTATTCTTCGTGATATTGACCACATTTCTGATCCCTATTTGCATTTCGGTGGGTTGGTCTGGTATGAGAAGTTATGGGAAAGAGTATATTACAGCATCTCTAATTCGTGAATTTCTAATGATCGCCGTGTTCCGCATGCTGGATCCTCTACTATTCTATGTTTTTCCCGAAAGCGTGCCAATCCCGATGTTGTGCGGAGCTGAGCATCTTCTATTCGCTGGGATAAAGCTTTTCCTCTGCAGGGGCCTTGTGCAGTAAACCCCCTACGGGCGGTCGTCCGTCGTCGTAAAGTAGTCCCCGCGAAGCTTTCGGGAAGAGGGGTAGTCTTGTGTGTAAGCATAGCATTTCTGGTCGAACCCGCCCAACCCAACTAAGACGAACCGAACCTGACAGACACATCTTTTTCCTTTTGGGAGGGTACTCCGAGTAGTGGGTACCTCGTAGGACCTCGGCCCGCCTACTCGGGTCTTGTATGGATATGCAGGAAGGGGTGCTCCTAGGTGTGTGTAGGGGTTGTGTTTGTTCGCGAGAATGGGTTCCTCGTTAAGTAAGTTTGGGGGGTGTGGACACACTTGCGCGAATTCGGGTAACGGCTACAAGGGATAAATCGAAAGGAAACTGTACCCGACCAGGGATGGACGTAAACTCGTAAGCTGCCGAGGGTAGGGATAATCGTCCAGGTCTTATTGTGAAAGAAAAAAGCCGCCCCGCCACAGCAGGCGGGTTGCTTCCTCTGTCGTCGCCGGGGAGCTCTTGGCGAGGGGGGACCTTAGGAGAAGTTGCTAAAACAAAGGGGGGGATCGACCCGTTCAGTAAGAATTCCGAAGAAAGACTGTTGGCAGCAGGCGGAGACATTTCTTTGGCCCCTTCTAAAGGAAATGCGGGCAGGGTAGAGCTCGGCAGAGGGTTCGAGAATAGGGTAGGGCCCTGTCCTTAAGATTCAGATAATAAAGGACTTCCAAACCTTTATGCATGCACCTCCGTACAAGTGCTGCGTACAAGTTTCGGCCAGAATGGTTGGGAAAGATCAAACCCATTTGAACCGCTCACATCACAGTAGTAGTAGCGGTTCGAATGGTTTTCAGTATGTCTCCAGACAGGGCCCCCGCTAGTCCGGCTAGCTAGTGAGCGGTTCTTTCGGGCGGGAAGCAAGCCGGGCCCTACGGGCGGGCATCTCCCGCAACGCAAGCAGCATTGTTCGCCACCACCCAAGAAGCAAAGGATTCGAGAATCCAGGCTGAAAATACATGCATAGATAGTGGTCTAATGACAAGGCCGACGACGGAAGCTCGGGACGGAGCCGTATGATGCGAAAGTCTCACGTACGGTTCCCTGAGAAGGGAGTGGCTACCTACTGGAGCTTCGACCAACCACCACCGGTCAATTCCGCTTTGGGGCCGCCCCTTACTCTACCATTATTATAGGGGTATGGGGTTCGAGACAAAGAAAGATCAAGGCAGCATATCAGTTTTTCCTTTATACTTTACTTGGATCTGTTTTTATGCTATTAGCTATTCTGTTGATTCTTCTCCAAACAGGAACCACCGATTTACAAATATCATTAACCACAGAATTTAGTGAGCGGCGCCAAATCTTTCTATGGATTGCTTCTTTCGCCTCTTTCGCCGTCAAAGTGCCTATGGTACCAGTTCATATTTGGTCACCCGAAGCTCATGTAGAGGCACCTACGGCAGGATCCGTCATCTTGGCAGGAATTCCTTTAAAATTGGGAACCTACGGGTTTTTAAGATTTTCAATACCCATGTTTCCCGAAGCAACACTTTGTTCCACTCCTTTCATTTACACTTCAAGCGCGATTGCTATAATATATACTTCCTCGACCACTTTAAGACAGATCGATCTTAAGAAGATCATTGCTTACTCCCCAGTAGCTCATATGAATCTGGTGACTATTGGTATGTTTAGTCGGGCGGCGGCCGTTAGGTCACCTATTTTTAGTTATGGACACACAAGGCCAAAACATGTGTGCCGGACGTGCGACCCATCAACCTACTAGCAATGGGGGAGAAAACATAGCATGTCGCAACAAAAGCTTGATTCAAGGCGTCAGCAAAACACTGCCGTCTGTTCCAAAAACAAAAGCTCCTTAGCGCCCCGGGACGGGAGTGGGGGACGGCCCTACGCGCAGGCAACAGCAGCACCGGCTCTACGAAGTCAGAATCGAATCTTTCTGTTGGCTTTCCCAATTCCATTCGTGAATGATAATTCAAGGGCGTGAAGCGAGCGCTTCTAGCTGCTTCGCCTGCTTCTTATTAAGGCGGCTATGTTGGCGTGGCGGAAATGAACGAAAAGCGAGACGAACGTGCTATTTTAAAATGGATTGATAGATATCCTTCTTTTTTTTGATAGATCGAAAGATATAGAGAGGAAATCTATCAAGAATAAGGGGAAATCCCCTATTTATATCTTTATATCTATTGATGAGACAACTTTCTATTATTGATCCATCCCATCAGAAAGAAATCAATATGTATCTGATGGAGTCTACATCCTACGTAGAGCGCCCAAGCTTGGGGCCAGCTCAGTTCTCTTATCCATCGGTCCAATGCACTGGGCTCATCTCAAAAGAAAAAATGGAGTTGTCTTGTTCGCCGCCTCGACGCATTCCCTTCTCTCCCCGGCATCGTCCCACACAGAAAGAAAGAG
This window contains:
- the orf103a gene encoding hypothetical protein, which encodes MSPPAANSLSSEFLLNGSIPPFVLATSPKVPPRQELPGDDRGSNPPAVAGRLFSFTIRPGRLSLPSAAYEFTSIPGRVQFPFDLSLVAVTRIRASVSTPPKLT
- the nad4 gene encoding NADH dehydrogenase subunit 4, producing the protein MLEHFCECYSDLSGPILCPVLGSITPLFIPNSRIRPIRLIGLCASLITFLYPLVLRIQFDPSTAKSQFVESLRWLPYENIHFYLGIDGISLFFVILTTFLIPICISVGWSGMRSYGKEYITASLIREFLMIAVFRMLDPLLFYVFPESVPIPMFIIIGVWGSRQRKIKAAYQFFLYTLLGSVFMLLAILLILLQTGTTDLQISLTTEFSERRQIFLWIASFASFAVKVPMVPVHIWSPEAHVEAPTAGSVILAGIPLKLGTYGFLRFSIPMFPEATLCSTPFIYTSSAIAIIYTSSTTLRQIDLKKIIAYSPVAHMNLVTIGMFSRNIQGIGGSIPPMSSHGLVSSALFICVGVLYDRHKTRLVRYYGGSVSTMPNLPTIFFSSTLANMSSPGTSSFIGEFLILVGAFQRNSLVATLAALGMILGAAYSLWLYNRAVSGNLKPDFLHKFSDPNGREVSIFIPFLVGLVRMGVHPKVFPDRMHTSVSNLVQHGKFN
- the orf109a gene encoding hypothetical protein, which codes for MRQLSIIDPSHQKEINMYLMESTSYVERPSLGPAQFSYPSVQCTGLISKEKMELSCSPPRRIPFSPRHRPTQKERAQSPGLTCRSANVKRRVEPELANRSNFRNRTSYS